A part of Excalfactoria chinensis isolate bCotChi1 chromosome 23, bCotChi1.hap2, whole genome shotgun sequence genomic DNA contains:
- the RBM15 gene encoding RNA-binding protein 15 produces MKGKERSPAKAKRSRGGGGGEDSASSSSSARERSSKKPSGSGGGSNGGKAAAASNDSNSGSGRRGPHTDKAARAGSREYESGTAAATGGGRHGYGGKSAEPSRSSGGRGGESRAAVAAQSSSSSETGGGGGEYKTLKISELGSALSDEAVEDGLFHEFKRFGDVSVKISRLPPGTGAADERVAFVNFRRPEDARAAKHARGRLVLYDRPLKIEAVYVGSGGGSGRRRSSRSPALLDKESPYGTAAVGLAAAAAAVRHPAAGATQRALSPAGSGGALGYRDYRLQQLALGRLPPPPPLPRELERERDYGGFYEARVRPAYGLERVASVAAAGGFRGGGGGAGAAGEEEISPEDDQRANRTLFLGNLDITVSETDLRRAFDRFGVITEVDIKRPGRGQTSTYGFLKFENLDMAHRAKLAMSGKVLLRNPIKIGYGKATPTTRLWVGGLGPWVPLAALAREFDRFGTIRTIDYRKGDSWAYIQYESLDAAQAACTHMRGFPLGGPDRRLRVDFADTEHRYQQPYLQPLPLPPPAHYELVAEAAAFGAHRGAPPDPLRGARDRTPPLLYRDRDRDLYPETEWVPPPPPVRDRSNRAAAYDPLESLERRRDGWSLERDRGERELGSSRDQPRKRRLAEDGGRHLDRSPDSERSSSSRKRHCLTTTTPPDRSPELVGGRERYSSDPERSSSRLLLLERPSPIRESRRGSLERSQNEKRDRKNSAERERKHRTSAAAAAQECKSPAKKDERAAEGGGGGSRLKPPPQKQQQDGASQAGGAPKLCLAWQGMLLLKNSNFPSNMHLLQGDLGVASSLLVEGATGGKVAQLKITQRLRLDQPKLDEVNRRIKVAGPNGYAILLAVPGTSDNRSAAGAGEATTSTQRPLRNLVSYLKQKQAAGVISLPVGGNKDKENSGVLHAFPPCDFSQQFLDSTAKALAKSEDDYLVMIIVRGAS; encoded by the coding sequence ATGAAAGGCAAGGAGCGCTCCCCCGCCAAAGCCAAGCGGTCGCGGGGCGGAGGGGGCGGCGAGGACTcggcctcctcctcctcctcggcGCGCGAGCGGAGCAGCAAGAAGCCCAGCGGCTCCGGCGGCGGCTCCAACGGCGGCAAAGCGGCGGCGGCTTCCAACGACAGCAACAGCGGGAGCGGCCGGCGCGGCCCGCACACGGACAAGGCCGCCCGAGCCGGCAGCCGCGAGTACGAGAGCGGGACGGCAGCGGCTACGGGCGGAGGGCGGCACGGCTACGGCGGGAAGAGCGCGGAGCCGTCGCGGAGCAGCGGCGGCCGCGGGGGTGAGTCCCGAGCGGCGGTTGCGGCCCAGTCGTCCTCCTCGTCCGAgacgggcggcggcggcggcgagtACAAGACGCTGAAGATCAGCGAGCTGGGCTCCGCTCTGAGCGACGAGGCGGTGGAGGACGGGCTGTTCCACGAGTTCAAACGGTTCGGCGACGTGAGCGTTAAAATCAGCCGCCTCCCGCCCGGTACCGGCGCCGCCGATGAACGCGTGGCTTTCGTTAACTTCCGCCGGCCTGAGGATGCCCGCGCCGCTAAACACGCCCGCGGTCGCCTCGTGCTGTACGACCGGCCGCTGAAGATCGAGGCCGTCTACGTTGGGAGCGGCGGAGGGAGCGGCAGGAGGCGGAGCAGCCGTTCGCCGGCGCTGCTGGACAAGGAGTCTCCCTACGGCACGGCCGCCGTGGggctggcggcggcggcggcggccgtaCGGCATCCAGCGGCCGGGGCGACGCAGCGGGCTTTGTCCCCCGCCGGCAGCGGAGGGGCGTTGGGTTACCGGGACTACCGGCTGCAGCAGCTCGCTTTGGGCCGCCTGCCGCCTCCTCCCCCTCTGCCCAGGGAGTTGGAAAGGGAGAGGGACTATGGGGGTTTTTACGAGGCGAGAGTGCGGCCGGCCTACGGGCTGGAACGGGTGGCCAGCGTGGCGGCTGCTGGGGGATTCCGTGGAGGAGGAGGGGGTGCCGGAGCTGCCGGTGAGGAGGAGATCAGCCCCGAGGATGACCAGAGAGCCAACCGCACGTTGTTCCTGGGCAACCTGGACATCACCGTGAGCGAGACAGATTTACGTCGAGCTTTTGATCGTTTTGGGGTCATTACCGAGGTGGACATCAAAAGGCCGGGGCGCGGGCAGACCAGCACTTATGGTTTTCTTAAGTTTGAGAATCTGGACATGGCGCATCGAGCCAAGCTGGCCATGTCGGGAAAGGTGCTCCTGCGTAACCCTATCAAGATTGGGTATGGTAAAGCCACTCCGACTACCAGGCTCTGGGTGGGTGGCCTCGGGCCCTGGGTGCCCCTTGCCGCCTTGGCCAGGGAGTTTGACCGTTTTGGCACCATTCGTACCATTGATTACCGCAAAGGTGATTCGTGGGCCTACATCCAGTACGAGAGCCTGGACGCGGCGCAGGCGGCCTGCACCCACATGCGTGGCTTTCCGTTGGGTGGGCCGGATCGCCGCCTCCGCGTTGACTTTGCGGATACCGAGCATCGGTACCAGCAGCCCTACCTGCAGCCCTTgcctttgccacctcctgctcATTACGAGCTCGTGGCAGAGGCGGCTGCTTTTGGGGCTCACCGGGGGGCTCCACCCGATCCTTTGCGGGGGGCCCGGGACAGGACGCCACCGTTACTCTATAGAGACCGTGACAGAGACCTTTATCCCGAGACAGAGTGGGTGCCACCCCCACCCCCTGTACGGGACAGGAGTAACCGAGCAGCTGCCTACGACCCATTGGAAAGCTTAGAACGCCGTCGGGATGGTTGGTCCTTGGAGCGGGACCGAGGGGAGCGGGAGTTGGGCAGTAGTAGGGATCAGCCTCGGAAACGGAGGCTGGCTGAGGACGGAGGCCGGCACTTGGACCGCTCTCCGGACAGCGAACGCTCTTCTTCCTCTCGGAAGCGTCACTGCTTGACCACAACCACCCCACCAGACCGCAGCCCCGAGCTCGTCGGGGGGAGGGAGCGTTACAGCAGTGACCCGGAGCGTTCATCGTCTCGCTTGCTCCTCTTGGAGCGGCCCTCTCCTATCCGGGAGTCACGGAGGGGCAGCTTGGAGAGGAGTCAGAACGAAAAGCGCGACCGAAAGAATTCCGCTGAAAGGGAGCGGAAACATCgcacttctgcagctgctgctgcacaggagTGCAAAAGCCCGGCCAAAAAGGATGAACGTGCTGCAGAGGGAGGCGGTGGAGGCTCCCGCCTCAAACCTCCAcctcagaaacagcagcaggacGGAGCGTCGCAGGCCGGGGGAGCCCCCAAGCTGTGCTTGGCGTGGCAGGGGATGCTTCTGCTGAAGAACAGCAATTTCCCGTCCAATATGCACCTGCTTCAGGGGGACCTCGGAGTTGCCAGCAGTCTCCTTGTGGAGGGAGCGACTGGTGGGAAAGTAGCTCAGCTCAAGATCACCCAACGTCTTCGTCTGGACCAGCCCAAGTTGGATGAGGTGAACCGCCGCATCAAGGTGGCGGGTCCCAATGGCTACGCCATCCTTTTGGCCGTGCCTGGCACATCAGACAACCGCTCCGCAGCCGGGGCTGGCGAGGCCACCACCTCCACCCAGAGGCCGCTCAGGAATCTGGTCTCTTATCTAAAGCAAAAGCAGGCTGCTGGGGTGATCAGCCTCCCTGTGGGGGGCAACAAAGACAAGGAGAACAGCGGGGTCCTGCACGCCTTTCCGCCCTGCGACTTCTCCCAGCAGTTCCTGGACTCCACGGCCAAGGCGCTGGCCAAATCAGAGGACGACTATCTGGTCATGATCATCGTCCGTGGGGCATCTTAA